TTTTTCGCCAGACTTCGTTGCTTGCTCCTTACAGATCCACTTCGGGATATGCTCGTCGCTCGCGCCTCGTCTGGCCGAAAAATCCCTTGCCGCGAACGTGAGCGTATTTATGAAATGGACCACTTAGCCTTGTCTTTGCAGCCACTGAGGCAAATACCCTTCCTTGGCACGACGGATGCGAATCGTCTCTCCAACACAGACCATTGCGTAAATGGACATCGCTCGGCCAGAATTCAAAAAAAGACGCTGCCGTCGGCAGATCATTTATGCCGTGAGCAGTCTGATCGGTCTTGCGCTGGTGACGATGGGGCTGCAGCGGCTTCAGCCCGCTGCGCCTCTGGTGGAGAATGCGCTGTTGGGCACGGTCGAGCGCGGCCCGATGCCGCGGAAAGTGCACGGCAACGGCACGCTGGTGCCCGAAGAGATTCGTTCCATCACCGCGGCCTACTCAGGCAGGATCGAAGAGCTTCCGATCAAGGTTGGCGCCGCGGTCAAGGCCAACACGGTTCTCGTCAAGCTCAGCAATCCTGAACTCGAACAAGCGGCATTCGACGCGGAATGGACGCTCAAGGCCGCCGAGGCGCAGTTGACCAACCTCACCGTGACCCTGGCCAGTCAGAAGCTCACCCAACAAGCCAACGTGGCCATGGCCGAAGCGAATTACAATCGCGCCAAAGTCGAAGCCGAAGTAAACGAAGAGTTGGCGAAGATTGATCTGGTTCCTGCGCTCACGCTGAAACAGTCCAAGACCAACGCCGCGGAATTGAAACGGCTCAGCGATATCGAACACGAACGGCTGAGAATCAGCGCCGATGCCGCGGCGGCGCAACTCGCGGTGCAAGAGGCGCAGGTCCGCCAATTGCGCGCGCAACTGGAACTCAAGCGGCAGCAAGTCGAGGCGCTGAAGGTGCGGGCGGGCATCGACGGCGTCTTGCAACGACTGGGCGATCAATCCCTGCTGCAATTTGGCGAGCAAGTCGCCGCAGGTTCTCTCGTGGCGCGCGTGACCAATCCGAAGAAACTGATGGCAGAGTTGAAGATTCCTGAAACGCAGGCGCGGGACGTCGAATTGGAGCAGACGGCCGAGATTGATACCCGCAACGGCGTGGTGCCCGGAGTAGTTGTCCGCGAACCCACCGGAAACCTCGATTCCAAGAACGGCGAGGCAGTGATGGATCTCCTGCGCGAATTGCACCGGGAAGGCGCGACGATCTGCATGGTCACGCACGATCCGCGCTTCGCTCGCTACGCCGAACGCACCGTGCATCTCTTCGACGGCCGGATCGTCGAAGAAAGCGTGGAGGCGGGAGGGTAGTAATCAGTAATCAGTTGTCAGTTGCCAGTTGTCAGTTGCCAGTTGTCAGTTGTCAGTTGCCAGTTGTCAGTTGTCAGTTGTCCGGCGCGTGGCATCAGTGTTGGATCGCCAAAGGAGTTGAATCACTGAAGCGAAAATCCCGGCTGATCATTGTACACTGATCGCCGCACACTGATAACTGACTGCTGACCACTGACAACTGGCTGTCAATCAGAATAACTCTCTCGGACTGAGCTTTACTTCTGGCGAGTGCGCGGCGCCAGGTGTAACGTGGGCGCCAAGGAAAGCGGTTCGCGAATCGTGCGTGGGCAGGCGCGAGCAGTTGCCGAAGATGTTAGACCGGAAACTCAAGAGTGCTGAAGCCGGGATGGAACTCCTGGGGGAGCTCCATCGCTTCGCGGAGCAATTGGGTTGCCCGCAAGAACTGGCCGCGCTGGGAACCATGCCCCTGCCACTGGAGATGGTGCGCGGAGACGGTTCGTTGTCGTTTCAAGGATTTCTCGAAACCTACTGCGCCCAAGTCCTCGTTCCGCACGAGTTGCCCGCGATTCACAAGGCTTACCTTCACGCCACGCGTTACGAAGTCCGAGAGTTGATCGAATCGGATTGGAAACTGAGCCAGGAGCCGAAGCTGCGGCGCTTTGCGGGAGTGAGCCAATGTCTGGGGACAAGCCAGCTCCAGAGACTCAGGCCGCTGCGGGACCAACGCCTGGTGCGCCGCTACTGGGAAGCCGTGGAAAACGGCGAGGCGCACGGTTGGCACACGATCGTCTATGGCCTGGTCCTCGCGCTTTTCTCTCTGCCGCTGCGGCAGGGCCTGCTGAATTACGGACAACAAGTCATCCGCGGCTTCATCGACTCCGGCAGTTGCGCATTCAAGCTTTCCCCGGAGGAATCCGCCAGGCTTCACGCCAAGCTTTGCGCGCCGTTGCCACAAGCTATCGAACGGCTTCTCTGCGCCCAGGCGGTCGTGTTCGCAAGGTAGGCGCCGCATCTCTACTGGGAATTGCGGAATGCGGAATGCGGATCAAGACGCGATCCAAACTGCAATCCGCAATCTGCAATCCGAAATCACCCCAGGTAACCAATTGAACAGAACTGCGTCTCTAATCGTCAGAATCTCGAATGAACGCCGCAAGTTTTTCATCGTGCGGAGGGCCAGCCATATCCAGGAAGCTGGCCACTGAACTCGACGTGGAACTTCATTATAGCAGGAGCGACGCCGCTTTGCGGGATCGAGGATTTCGAGGCACGACCGAGACAACGCCAGTCTAAGCGCATGACGGATTCCGGCGCGCATTCTCATCTTCCGCCCCTGGCCTCCTTTGACCATCAGCCGCGCACGCGCCTGATTTTTGGCGTGGGCAGTGTGGGGCGCGTCGGTGAATTGGCGCGCGAGTTTGGCGCGAAAAAAGTCTTGCTCGTCACCGATGCCGGGTTGGTCGCAGCCGGCCACGCCGGTCAGGTGCATCGCATTTTGGAGGCCGCGGGTTTGGCGGTTACCGTCTTCGACAAGGCCCTGGAAAACCCTACCACCCGGTGCGTCGATGAGTGCGCGGCACTGGCCAGGAAATCGGAGATCGAATTGATCGTCGGGCTGGGCGGTGGCAGTTCGATGGACACAGCCAAAGGCTGCAATTTCATCCTCACTAACGGCGGAAGAATGCAAGACTACTGGGGTGTCGGCAAAGCGACCAAACCGATGCTCCCGTTGATCGCCATTCCGACGACCGCCGGGACGGGCAGCGAATGCCAGTCTTCCGCTCTGATTGCGGACGAGCATACGCACCAGAAAATGGCGTGCCTGGATCCGAAGGCCACCGCGCGCGTAGCGATCCTCGATCCGGCGCTCACTGTTTCCCAGCCGTTGGCCGTGACCGCGCACACGGGGATCGACGCCATCGCCCATGCCGTGGAAACCACCGTGACGCGCAAGCGCAATCCACTTTCTTTGATGTATTCGCACGAAGCGTTCAAACTCACGGCCACGAGTCTGGATCGCGCGCTCACAACACCGG
The DNA window shown above is from Verrucomicrobiota bacterium and carries:
- a CDS encoding HlyD family efflux transporter periplasmic adaptor subunit, producing the protein MSSLIGLALVTMGLQRLQPAAPLVENALLGTVERGPMPRKVHGNGTLVPEEIRSITAAYSGRIEELPIKVGAAVKANTVLVKLSNPELEQAAFDAEWTLKAAEAQLTNLTVTLASQKLTQQANVAMAEANYNRAKVEAEVNEELAKIDLVPALTLKQSKTNAAELKRLSDIEHERLRISADAAAAQLAVQEAQVRQLRAQLELKRQQVEALKVRAGIDGVLQRLGDQSLLQFGEQVAAGSLVARVTNPKKLMAELKIPETQARDVELEQTAEIDTRNGVVPGVVVREPTGNLDSKNGEAVMDLLRELHREGATICMVTHDPRFARYAERTVHLFDGRIVEESVEAGG
- a CDS encoding iron-containing alcohol dehydrogenase, with the translated sequence MTDSGAHSHLPPLASFDHQPRTRLIFGVGSVGRVGELAREFGAKKVLLVTDAGLVAAGHAGQVHRILEAAGLAVTVFDKALENPTTRCVDECAALARKSEIELIVGLGGGSSMDTAKGCNFILTNGGRMQDYWGVGKATKPMLPLIAIPTTAGTGSECQSSALIADEHTHQKMACLDPKATARVAILDPALTVSQPLAVTAHTGIDAIAHAVETTVTRKRNPLSLMYSHEAFKLTATSLDRALTTPDDLEARGRMLLGAAYAGMAIENSMLGAAHAAANPLTAHYDVVHGEAVGLMLPAVVRFNGQDPAICQAYAELASASEIACVSDNVKPAWEALVARLESLLNAAKIARSLADCGVERSMIKTLAKEASKQWTATFNPRPLTVDDFAALYEAAFRPR